Sequence from the Primulina huaijiensis isolate GDHJ02 chromosome 16, ASM1229523v2, whole genome shotgun sequence genome:
CTCTCAACTACAAAAGTTGAACTTGAAGGTCTGAAGGAAAAATCTAAAGGTCTCGAAGAAATGTGTGAATTGCTGAAGAATGAAAGGTCTAATCTTTTGATGGAAAGGAGCACCCTGGTTTTGAAGTTGGAAAACGTCGAGAGATTACTGAAAAGCCTGGAGAAAAGATTTATGGGGTTGGAAGTGAAATATGCTGATCTAGAGAAGGAGAAGGAGGCCATGAATGGAGAGATGAAAGAGCTGAAGGTTTCATTGAGTGTCGAGAAGCAAGAACGAACAATCTCAGAGTTCCAAAGTGAGACAAGGTTGGCTAGACTCGAAAACCATATTCATCTCCTGCGAGAAGAAAATGAATGGAAGAAGAAGGAATTTGAAGAGGAACTTGATAAAGCTCTGAAAGCCCAGTTCGAGATTTTCATATTGCAGAAGTTCGTTAAAGACATGGAAGAGAAAAATAATTCTCTGATTCTTGAGTGTCAAAAGCATGTTGAGGCATCAAAATTGGCGGAGAAGCTTATTTCTGAGCTGGAGAGTGAAAGTCTTGAGCAGCAAGTGGAAGCTGAACTACTGCTGGAAGAAATCGAAAGTCTAAGATTGGGTATGTATCAAGTGTTCATGGCTATTGAAACTGTTCTTGGACCCTCTTCCACTAACAAGGTTGAAAACGAACGAATATTTGTGCACGATATTCTTGAAAACATTGAGGATATGAAACGTTCCATCACTAAACACGAGGTTGATAAGCAGAAACTTTTGGTTGAGAACTCGGTCCTGGTTGTCCTTCTAAAGCAGTTGGAATCCATGGGGACACAAATCGAGTCGAATAAAATGAGCATGGAACATGAGTTCAAAGTCATGGCTGAGAAGCTTGTTGTGGTTGCAAAAGAAAACGATGAACTCCAAGATGCTAACAAGCTATTGAAACTAAACATGAATGAGGGTAACCAACATGTAGCCCTACTCGAGGCTGAATTGGGGAGTCTTTGTGCCAAACAGGGTGATTTGCATAAACTTTACAATATTTTACAGGAACTGTACTCTCAAATGAATcaagaaaacaaatatttgcTGAAGAAAACTGCTGATCTTCAGGAAGAGAAAAGTAAGATGGATCAGCATAATGATGCGGTACTTGTTGAATTTTTAGCAACTGCTAATCAATGTGATGTTTTAAGGAGCTTTGGGAATCAGAAAATTAAAGAAGTGAAGTTACTTATTGAAGATCTGAAGAGACAACACGAAGTCAATGATACCCTTGAgaatgaaaagaaaatattgagaGAGGAGCTCGAGTTGCTGAAGGTGGAAAAGTTGCTTCTCAAAGATTCTGGTCATAGGTTGGAGATGGCGATGCAAGGATTAAATGAATATAATGCTCTGATGAAGCAGGAACTCTTCCGAGGCAAGGAGAGTTTaatccgaacagaagaaaagcTCGTGGACACACAAATGAAATTTGAAACTTCCAAAAATTTGAACTCATCGTTGTCTAAAATGGTAGATGAGCTGCGGAGTGATGTTCAAAAGTCACAACAGACACAGGAAAATCTTGAGAAGACCGTACTTCAGATTTCTGAGAAGAATTTATTTCAGAAAAAGGAAATCGAGTGTCTTCATTTGGTGAACAAAAACTTTGAGTCTGAACTTTTGGTTCTCCGTGATAAGAGCAACAAGTCTGAGCTATGGGAGACAGAGGCAGCAACATTTTATGTTGATCTTCAAGTATCTTCTATCAATGAAATGTTTCTGAAAAATAAGGTCCACGAGCTTAATGGAATATGTCAAAATCTTTGTAATGAATGTGCTTCTAAAACGTTGGAGATTGAAGAGATGAAAGGAAACATTTCTTTGATGGAGAGTCAAATAGGCGTATTAAAGTCACAGCTTTTTGCATATGCTCCAGCTGTTGATTTGCTGAGAGATGATGTCACATTCCTTGAGAATAAGGCGCTTCTACAAACCAAAGGTGGATCAGCCTACTGTCAAAAGCCAGAGGTAATACTCTCTCTTTTCAGATACTGATTCATCACATTTGTTTCTtgtttcgtttttctttcatgCTCCTTCTGCTTAGGACACTTGCTTGTTATGACTGGTCTGCACTCGAAATTGTTCATCTTTGCAGCGTTTGGAAACTACTGCTTATTCTGGTATAAGTATATCTGGAGAATTTCCTGAAGCTCAGTATTCCCCAGTTCCTGAGGGAATATTATGTCTGCAAAGCCTGCAGATGAGAATTAAAGCAGTTGGAAAGTTAATGGAACAAACAAACAAATCCATCTCCTCCAGGAGGAGATCTAATTCCAATACCAATCTCGTCGAGATTGAGGAGTCAAAACCACGTCATAGcttgggccgagacagacatgAGCATACGAGAAAGAAAGGGCATGCAGGAAATGAGCTTAGTGATACTCCCAAGTTGCAGAAAATACGAACCAAAACCTCTGACGTTCGTAATGGGATGCTAATGAAAGATATTCCTCTGGATCAAGTCAAGAGAGGTAATGTTGGAGCTTCAGATCAAATGCTCGAGCTGTGGGAGACGGGTGAGGATCGAAACAAAAGCCAAACACTTGGTGAATCATTAAGATCGTCGTTCAAAATGACAGAAAAGGATATTGTTTACGATCAACTTGAGGATGTAAATAAAAAATCCCAGCCTCCATCCACCGATTCAGACATGGAGAAAGAGCTGGGTGTGGATATGTTGGAGGTCTCAACGAAAATGAGCGAGCTTAGTAGAGAAGCAAACAGCAGGAGGATTTTAGAGAGACTTTCCTCTGATGCCCAGAAGCTGGAGTGTCTCCACACGACAGTTCAAAGCTTGATGATGAAATTGGAGACGAGCCAAATGAATAGAAATGTAAAGACCGTTGATTTTGAAACTGTGCACGATCAACTAATGGAAGCTGAAGAAACCGTGGTACATCTGGCAGATTTGAACGGAAAACTCGTCAAGAATATACAAGAGACACGATCTCCCAGCGGACGAACGTCACCACAGCTGAAAGAGGCTGCCAGAATGCGGAGAAAGAAAGTGACAGAACAGGCACGGAAGGAGTCAGAAAGTATTGGCAGGTTGCAACTCGAGCTTCAGAAAATTCAGTACATCTTGTTGAAATGGGATGAAGAGAAGAAAAACAAAGGGAGAAACAAGTTCTTCCATAACAAAACGATTGTTCTGAGGGATTTCATATACAACGGGAAGAAAAACAGCGGGAAGCGTAAGAAGAATCCGTTCTGTGGATGTCTAAGGCCGTCAACTGGTAGAATTCAAAGGAGCCCTTAAATTTAAACTTGGCTATTTGGCTTGACTTGCAGTTTCTTACTTGTATTATGTTGATAGGATCATCTTTTATGTTTAGTTGGACAAGACTTATTTCCTTAGTGTTGAGGAACTTTAAGGATTAGATCGATTTAATTGTAATAAGATGCTTTGATCTgtcttttaaaactttaaaatttatgtttccTTTGCTATTTACTTGCAGAAACACATGAATGCATACTCCTCTCATTCGTGGATTTTCGGGTTTACAATGTGAAAGTTACCGATTATGAGATGTAGATTGAAATCAAGCTGGGTGTATACATGTATCCAATTGTATGATTGGGTTCTTTAGCCAAAATTGATCAATTTCCCTTGCaactaaaatattatattactgTCAACACTTTGCAGTCTCATCGTGGATAATCCACTGGTTACGACTGAATCTACTAGTGGTTTAGctttcaatgaaaaataattgccTCATAATATACagatattaacttcaaattcatTTGTTAACTTCAAAAAATGTGTACGTTGAAACACAATGAAGTCGCAAAATGAGTCATAAACAATGGAATGAACcaagaaatcaaaataaaattacatacAAAGAGCTCCAAAACAATGCTCCCTCGATACAAAAGCAAACCAAGAGTGTAAAAAAAGTTTTCACCACAAGTAGCATTATACAAGTTTTCTATCTTGAACTTTCGGCAACTCAGATAGTTTTTGGTTCACATTTCTAACCCCAAAAACTAGAACCTTGCTCCTTGAACCTGCAGCCATATATAACAATAAACGTAAACATAAAACAATTCTGAACAGTTCGTTTCTATCAAGATCTTGAATTTGAACGAGGAATTAAACATGGATATATGGATACTGTTACTTACATCGAATCTCATGAGGGATCTGCAGTAGTTCGTGTTAGTAGAACCGCACTCACTATCCTTGAGTGAAACTGTTGATCTATCAAGCTTGACAGACCATGGATACTGAAAATTCTGAGCATTTGAACCCACATTAGACGATGATCGTTGCATCTTAACCGCCCTTGGGACGTTTCTCCCTTCCAATGAAGGTTTCCGCCTTGTTAGAGGCTTCTCCAATAACTCAACGAGCCGTTGCTTCGGGGCGCTATGTGACCGCACTTTTGCCTTCGAAGATTTGGTGTAGGCCATGTAGTTGGGGTAAAAGGGATACTCATCATTGTAAAGGGATTCTGCATATTCTGATCTGGCATAGGAAAACGGGATTGTGGGGAGTTCAGGTTTAGACATGGCTGAGTAGCAGCATTGAGGGCTGCTTTGTGCCGTGCCGTAAGAGCATTCTTCGAAGTGGTTGCTGCACGTCCGTGGGGTTATATCAGTTATAGCTGATGGCGACGGAGAAATCTGTTGATGATCATGTTTAACCGATACACGGTGAGTGGAGATTCGGTGTTC
This genomic interval carries:
- the LOC140962047 gene encoding protein NETWORKED 1A-like; this translates as MATLSQSESRRLYSWWWDSHISPKNSRWLQENLKDMDAKVKSMIKLIEEDADSFARRAEMYYKKRPELMKLVEEFYRAYRALAERYNHATGELRHAHRTIAKAFPDQVLLELFDDSPMKSSAHERDPQTPETQRLPNSFPEIGDSLEDVLGLHMEGSEVEGRKKGLKQIYQMLGHNEAVAQSSKSDVVAELSNENLDLKDKVFHETERAGKAESEVRYLKKALADVQAEKEDVLLQYQRCLGTLSNLEGELENAQKDSTRFDEKATKAELEVQTLKEALIQLEVEKKASLIKQKMYLENMSNLESKYSRFQEDVKGFDQRAIQAENETQTLKNEISKLELEMEGVCDRYKQCLQKISDLENVIFTTEDEARLLKIQAERAENEVSELKKALADLHKEKEESTLRYKCCLEIIAKLEKDISSANEDVKRLNNEVLIGTEKLKTAEEKSNLLQMSNQSLRAEADNLTRKIAVKDRELTEKQEDLEKLQMNLQGENSRHAQIEALLENLQHLHAQSQDDQRKLAMELENRLLKIKDLESCKVGLEEEIRKAGDENHCLSEINLLSNVSMENMQNEVVSLREMKERLELEVSHHMRLSDSFQEEILRLKDEIEGLSRNYQALVKQVEETGLNPKSVTTSVKNLRDENLRLRQISDVDRNQKEILSRKLDNMEELLKKKAFVESSLSDLNGKLEGSRLMVTELQESCQVLRGEKATLVAEKASLLSQLQAITEKMHGLMEKNYVLENSLSTTKVELEGLKEKSKGLEEMCELLKNERSNLLMERSTLVLKLENVERLLKSLEKRFMGLEVKYADLEKEKEAMNGEMKELKVSLSVEKQERTISEFQSETRLARLENHIHLLREENEWKKKEFEEELDKALKAQFEIFILQKFVKDMEEKNNSLILECQKHVEASKLAEKLISELESESLEQQVEAELLLEEIESLRLGMYQVFMAIETVLGPSSTNKVENERIFVHDILENIEDMKRSITKHEVDKQKLLVENSVLVVLLKQLESMGTQIESNKMSMEHEFKVMAEKLVVVAKENDELQDANKLLKLNMNEGNQHVALLEAELGSLCAKQGDLHKLYNILQELYSQMNQENKYLLKKTADLQEEKSKMDQHNDAVLVEFLATANQCDVLRSFGNQKIKEVKLLIEDLKRQHEVNDTLENEKKILREELELLKVEKLLLKDSGHRLEMAMQGLNEYNALMKQELFRGKESLIRTEEKLVDTQMKFETSKNLNSSLSKMVDELRSDVQKSQQTQENLEKTVLQISEKNLFQKKEIECLHLVNKNFESELLVLRDKSNKSELWETEAATFYVDLQVSSINEMFLKNKVHELNGICQNLCNECASKTLEIEEMKGNISLMESQIGVLKSQLFAYAPAVDLLRDDVTFLENKALLQTKGGSAYCQKPERLETTAYSGISISGEFPEAQYSPVPEGILCLQSLQMRIKAVGKLMEQTNKSISSRRRSNSNTNLVEIEESKPRHSLGRDRHEHTRKKGHAGNELSDTPKLQKIRTKTSDVRNGMLMKDIPLDQVKRGNVGASDQMLELWETGEDRNKSQTLGESLRSSFKMTEKDIVYDQLEDVNKKSQPPSTDSDMEKELGVDMLEVSTKMSELSREANSRRILERLSSDAQKLECLHTTVQSLMMKLETSQMNRNVKTVDFETVHDQLMEAEETVVHLADLNGKLVKNIQETRSPSGRTSPQLKEAARMRRKKVTEQARKESESIGRLQLELQKIQYILLKWDEEKKNKGRNKFFHNKTIVLRDFIYNGKKNSGKRKKNPFCGCLRPSTGRIQRSP